One Mercurialis annua linkage group LG3, ddMerAnnu1.2, whole genome shotgun sequence DNA window includes the following coding sequences:
- the LOC126674265 gene encoding putative pentatricopeptide repeat-containing protein At3g16890, mitochondrial yields the protein MKALALAASRVSSSISPSLHALESLPQFQESIYQFKSNPKGNPVDHQYFSKILSRNDWFLLLNHEFKAKRIILNPQFVISILQNQEDPLYPFKFYMWVLNVDPLFAKDQSVRGVLANCLHRKGPLVLSVDLLRDIKNSGYRINEELLCVLIGSWGRLGLAKYCDEIFGQISFLGISPSTRLYNAVIDALVKSNSLDLAYLKFQQMSADNCKADRFTYNILIHGVCRSGVVDEALRLVKQMEGLGHTPNVFTYTMLIDGFFNAKKVDEAFSVLDKMKARKVSPNEATVRSFIHGVFRCVAPDKAFEIAIKFIERQHVLQKLACDTLLCCLSSNNMAREAGALLKKFGKLGYMPDNAAFNIAVNCLIKGLDLNDTCNILGEFVEQGSKLVFRTYLTLIEALNMAGKITEGDRYFNQMVKDGFLSSVCSYNMVIDCFCKTRMMDKAAKAFKEMEYKGIIPNLVTFNTLISGYCKEGEVRKSRDLLEMLLEHRFKPDIFTFSSIIDGLCRAKQIEDAFSCFTEMVEWGISPNAVTYNTLIRSLCIIGDIPRAMKLSRKMQMDGISPDVFTFNALIQGFCIMGKAENAEKLLSSMLSLGLVPDNYTYGAFIKVFCESGRFNEAKEIFLSMEANGCLPDSFTCKIILDALVKQGQLEEAKKLAKKCSERGIFVNVSTGQEDSALPDS from the coding sequence ATGAAAGCCCTTGCTTTAGCTGCTTCTAGGGTATCATCGTCAATTTCACCATCTTTACATGCACTTGAGAGTTTACCCCAATTTCAAGAATCAATTTATCAgttcaaatcaaatccaaaaggtAACCCCGTTGATCATCAGTATTTCTCTAAAATTCTCTCGAGAAATGACTGGTTTTTACTGCTTAACCATGAGTTTAAAGCCAAAAGGATAATTTTGAATCCTCAGTTTGTTATTAGTATCTTGCAAAATCAAGAAGACCCATTATACCCTTTTAAATTCTATATGTGGGTGTTGAATGTTGATCCTTTATTTGCAAAGGATCAATCTGTTAGAGGTGTTTTAGCTAATTGTTTGCATAGGAAAGGTCCTCTTGTGTTGTCTGTTGATTTGCTTAGGGATATTAAAAACTCCGGTTATCGAATTAATGAAGAATTGCTTTGTGTTTTGATTGGTAGTTGGGGTAGATTAGGGTTGGCAAAGTATTGTGATGAGATATTTGGGCAGATTTCATTTTTGGGGATTAGTCCTAGTACAAGGTTGTATAATGCAGTTATTGATGCATTAGTGAAATCGAATTCTCTTGACTTGGCTTATCTTAAGTTCCAGCAGATGTCGGCTGATAATTGTAAAGCCGATAGGTTTACTTATAATATACTTATTCATGGAGTTTGTAGGAGCGGTGTCGTGGATGAGGCACTCCGATTGGTTAAGCAGATGGAAGGTTTAGGTCATACGCCCAATGTGTTCACTTATACAATGTTAATTGATGGTTTCTTTAATGCAAAGAAGGTTGATGAAGCGTTTAGTGTATTAGATAAAATGAAGGCTCGCAAGGTGAGTCCTAATGAAGCTACAGTTAGATCATTCATTCATGGGGTCTTTCGTTGTGTGGCTCCGGATAAAGCATTTGAGATAGCAATAAAGTTTATTGAAAGGCAGCACGTTTTGCAGAAACTGGCTTGTGATACATTGTTATGTTGTTTGTCTAGCAATAATATGGCAAGAGAGGCTGGTGCACTGTTAAAGAAATTTGGGAAGTTAGGCTACATGCCTGACAATGCAGCATTTAACATTGCGGTGAATTGTTTGATAAAGGGCTTGGATCTAAACGATACTTGCAATATATTAGGCGAATTTGTTGAGCAAGGCTCGAAATTGGTCTTTAGGACCTATCTAACACTGATTGAAGCTCTAAATATGGCTGGAAAAATTACAGAAGGGGATCGGTATTTCAATCAGATGGTTAAGGATGGATTTTTGTCTAGTGTTTGTTCATATAACATGGTAATAGATTGTTTCTGCAAAACCAGAATGATGGACAAAGCAGCAAAGGCTTTCAAAGAGATGGAATATAAAGGTATAATACCTAATCTCGTTACTTTCAATACCCTTATCAGCGGGTACTGCAAAGAGGGAGAGGTACGCAAGTCGAGGGATTTATTAGAGATGCTGTTAGAACATAGGTTTAAACCAGATATCTTCACTTTTAGTTCAATAATCGATGGCCTTTGTCGAGCAAAACAGATTGAGGATGCTTTTAGTTGCTTCACAGAAATGGTTGAGTGGGGTATCTCTCCCAATGCTGTCACCTACAATACATTGATTCGTTCTTTGTGTATCATAGGGGATATTCCCAGAGCAATGAAACTCTCACGGAAAATGCAGATGGATGGAATAAGCCCTGATGTTTTTACTTTCAATGCACTTATTCAAGGATTTTGCATAATGGGAAAGGCAGAGAACGCAGAAAAGCTATTATCTTCAATGTTGTCATTGGGTTTAGTTCCAGATAATTACACTTATGGGGCATTTATTAAGGTCTTCTGCGAATCAGGGAGATTTAATGAAGCTAAGGAGATATTTCTCTCAATGGAAGCAAATGGCTGCCTGCCTGATTCTTTTACATGCAAAATAATATTGGATGCTTTAGTTAAACAAGGTCAGCTTGAAGAGGCCAAAAAACTTGCCAAAAAATGTAGTGAGAGGGGCATTTTTGTGAATGTTTCTACTGGACAAGAGGATTCTGCTCTTCCGGATTCATAA
- the LOC126674999 gene encoding uncharacterized protein LOC126674999 isoform X2, giving the protein MRGGGGRGRSQGAGNYTNPCLTMHQPWASLLVYGIKRIEGRSWPSPIRGRLWIHAAGKVPEEATIKAMEDFYREIYALNGITDIKFPEHYPVSRLLGCVEVVGCVRCEELVSWEAVPESVRLEGLTNFCWLCEQPQKLLVPFEMRGNQGVYNLEKKILEAAVRGLTPVKGPMTVKFPLPDPRDPFSLKPGSVSMLSPNKASEVEQSSSLAAAIASARAAATQFNKKDENLLSKTVQNSNSYPARSEEVESKPLEEHKLPENNACEGSNDKFQGSDEAEQSNHIVYKESSSHSRTRADMKQFPEASSKIFAAAVRGLKLS; this is encoded by the exons ATGAGAGGCGGAGGAGGAAGAGGAAGGAGCCAGGGGGCGGGTAATTACACGAACCCATGTTTAACGATGCATCAACCATGGGCTTCCCTCTTGGTTTACGGCATCAAACGCATTGAAGGAAGGTCTTGGCCTTCTCCTATTCGAG GCCGTCTATGGATTCATGCTGCGGGTAAAGTTCCCGAGGAAGCTACAATAAAAGCGATGGAGGATTTCTATAGAGAAATTTATGCGCTGAATGGCATTACTGATATTAAATTTCCAGAACATTATCCCGTTTCGAGACTTTTAG GGTGTGTTGAAGTAGTTGGCTGTGTTAGATGTGAAGAACTAGTTAGCTGGGAGGCAGTACCTGAATCG GTAAGATTAGAAGGACTGACGAACTTTTGCTGGCTCTGCGAACAGCCACAG AAATTGCTGGTTCCATTTGAGATGAGGGGCAATCAAGGTGTTTATAATTTGGAAAAGAAG ATTCTTGAGGCTGCAGTTAGAGGTCTCACTCCAGTTAAAGGTCCAATGACAGTAAAGTTCCCCCTTCCAGATCCCCGTGATCCTTTTTCCTTAAAACCTGGGTCTGTTTCTATGCTATCACCCAATAAAGCATCTGAAGTGGAGCAATCATCTAGTCTCGCTGCAGCTATTGCTAGTGCACGTGCAGCGGCTACTCAATTCAATAAGAAAGATGAAAATCTTCTATCGAAAACTGTCCAGAATAGCAATTCTTATCCTGCGAGGAGTGAAGAAGTAGAAAGCAAACCTTTGGAAGAGCATAAGTTGCCCGAGAATAATGCTTGTGAAGGTTCTAATGATAAATTTCAAGGTTCAGATGAGGCAGAGCAAAGCAACCACATCGTGTACAAAGAAAGCAGTAGCCATAGTCGAACTCGTGCAGATATGAAACAGTTTCCTGAAGCTTCATCGAAG ATTTTTGCTGCGGCAGTACGGGGGTTGAAACTATCTTAA
- the LOC126674999 gene encoding uncharacterized protein LOC126674999 isoform X3, which yields MRGGGGRGRSQGAGNYTNPCLTMHQPWASLLVYGIKRIEGRSWPSPIRGRLWIHAAGKVPEEATIKAMEDFYREIYALNGITDIKFPEHYPVSRLLGCVEVVGCVRCEELVSWEAVPESVRLEGLTNFCWLCEQPQKLLVPFEMRGNQGVYNLEKKILEAAVRGLTPVKGPMTVKFPLPDPRDPFSLKPGSVSMLSPNKASEVEQSSSLAAAIASARAAATQFNKKDENLLSKTVQNSNSYPARSEEVESKPLEEHKLPENNACEGSNDKFQGSDEAEQSNHIVYKESSSHSRTRADMKQFPEASSKVLHQ from the exons ATGAGAGGCGGAGGAGGAAGAGGAAGGAGCCAGGGGGCGGGTAATTACACGAACCCATGTTTAACGATGCATCAACCATGGGCTTCCCTCTTGGTTTACGGCATCAAACGCATTGAAGGAAGGTCTTGGCCTTCTCCTATTCGAG GCCGTCTATGGATTCATGCTGCGGGTAAAGTTCCCGAGGAAGCTACAATAAAAGCGATGGAGGATTTCTATAGAGAAATTTATGCGCTGAATGGCATTACTGATATTAAATTTCCAGAACATTATCCCGTTTCGAGACTTTTAG GGTGTGTTGAAGTAGTTGGCTGTGTTAGATGTGAAGAACTAGTTAGCTGGGAGGCAGTACCTGAATCG GTAAGATTAGAAGGACTGACGAACTTTTGCTGGCTCTGCGAACAGCCACAG AAATTGCTGGTTCCATTTGAGATGAGGGGCAATCAAGGTGTTTATAATTTGGAAAAGAAG ATTCTTGAGGCTGCAGTTAGAGGTCTCACTCCAGTTAAAGGTCCAATGACAGTAAAGTTCCCCCTTCCAGATCCCCGTGATCCTTTTTCCTTAAAACCTGGGTCTGTTTCTATGCTATCACCCAATAAAGCATCTGAAGTGGAGCAATCATCTAGTCTCGCTGCAGCTATTGCTAGTGCACGTGCAGCGGCTACTCAATTCAATAAGAAAGATGAAAATCTTCTATCGAAAACTGTCCAGAATAGCAATTCTTATCCTGCGAGGAGTGAAGAAGTAGAAAGCAAACCTTTGGAAGAGCATAAGTTGCCCGAGAATAATGCTTGTGAAGGTTCTAATGATAAATTTCAAGGTTCAGATGAGGCAGAGCAAAGCAACCACATCGTGTACAAAGAAAGCAGTAGCCATAGTCGAACTCGTGCAGATATGAAACAGTTTCCTGAAGCTTCATCGAAG GTCTTGCATCAATGA
- the LOC126674999 gene encoding uncharacterized protein LOC126674999 isoform X1, translating to MRGGGGRGRSQGAGNYTNPCLTMHQPWASLLVYGIKRIEGRSWPSPIRGRLWIHAAGKVPEEATIKAMEDFYREIYALNGITDIKFPEHYPVSRLLGCVEVVGCVRCEELVSWEAVPESVRLEGLTNFCWLCEQPQKLLVPFEMRGNQGVYNLEKKILEAAVRGLTPVKGPMTVKFPLPDPRDPFSLKPGSVSMLSPNKASEVEQSSSLAAAIASARAAATQFNKKDENLLSKTVQNSNSYPARSEEVESKPLEEHKLPENNACEGSNDKFQGSDEAEQSNHIVYKESSSHSRTRADMKQFPEASSKVSFLHSRLPKYWHLLSLSLYIYIYTLFSSMLLLSFSCVCK from the exons ATGAGAGGCGGAGGAGGAAGAGGAAGGAGCCAGGGGGCGGGTAATTACACGAACCCATGTTTAACGATGCATCAACCATGGGCTTCCCTCTTGGTTTACGGCATCAAACGCATTGAAGGAAGGTCTTGGCCTTCTCCTATTCGAG GCCGTCTATGGATTCATGCTGCGGGTAAAGTTCCCGAGGAAGCTACAATAAAAGCGATGGAGGATTTCTATAGAGAAATTTATGCGCTGAATGGCATTACTGATATTAAATTTCCAGAACATTATCCCGTTTCGAGACTTTTAG GGTGTGTTGAAGTAGTTGGCTGTGTTAGATGTGAAGAACTAGTTAGCTGGGAGGCAGTACCTGAATCG GTAAGATTAGAAGGACTGACGAACTTTTGCTGGCTCTGCGAACAGCCACAG AAATTGCTGGTTCCATTTGAGATGAGGGGCAATCAAGGTGTTTATAATTTGGAAAAGAAG ATTCTTGAGGCTGCAGTTAGAGGTCTCACTCCAGTTAAAGGTCCAATGACAGTAAAGTTCCCCCTTCCAGATCCCCGTGATCCTTTTTCCTTAAAACCTGGGTCTGTTTCTATGCTATCACCCAATAAAGCATCTGAAGTGGAGCAATCATCTAGTCTCGCTGCAGCTATTGCTAGTGCACGTGCAGCGGCTACTCAATTCAATAAGAAAGATGAAAATCTTCTATCGAAAACTGTCCAGAATAGCAATTCTTATCCTGCGAGGAGTGAAGAAGTAGAAAGCAAACCTTTGGAAGAGCATAAGTTGCCCGAGAATAATGCTTGTGAAGGTTCTAATGATAAATTTCAAGGTTCAGATGAGGCAGAGCAAAGCAACCACATCGTGTACAAAGAAAGCAGTAGCCATAGTCGAACTCGTGCAGATATGAAACAGTTTCCTGAAGCTTCATCGAAGGTATCATTTCTTCATTCACGTTTACCTAAATACTGGCATCTTCTCTccctctctctctatatatatatatacactttaTTTAGTTCTATGCTGCTTTTATCTTTTTCATGCGTTTGTAAATAA
- the LOC126671997 gene encoding serine/threonine-protein phosphatase PP1-like, whose amino-acid sequence MEQAVLDDIIKRLLEVRGKPGKQVQLSETEIRQLCVVSREIFLQQPNLLDLEAPIKICGDIHGQYSDLLRLFEYGSLPPHANYLFLGDYVDRGKQSLETICLLLAYKIKYPENFFLLRGNHECASINRIYGFYDECKRRFNVRLWKIFTDCFNCLPVAALIDEKILCMHGGLSPDLKNLDEIRNLQRPTDVPDTGLLCDLLWSDPSKDVQGWGMNDRGVSYTFGPDKVTEFLEKHDLDLVCRAHQVVEDGYEFFANRQLVTIFSAPNYCGEFDNAGAMMSVDDTLMCSFQILKPADKKAKFNFGSTTVAKPGNTSGLFGSTTTAKPGSSPAGVKSFLGTKV is encoded by the exons ATGGAGCAAGCGGTATTAGATGATATAATCAAACGGCTATTAGAGGTTCGGGGAAAACCAGGGAAGCAGGTTCAGTTATCGGAGACTGAGATCCGGCAGCTCTGCGTTGTCtctagagagatttttttacaGCAGCCTAATTTACTTGACCTTGAAGCTCCTATCAAGATTTGCG GTGACATCCATGGTCAATATTCTGATCTTCTAAGGCTGTTTGAATATGGCAGTTTACCTCCACATGCGAACTATTTATTTTTAGGGGATTATGTAGATCGAGGCAAGCAGAGTCTAGAAACAATATGTCTTCTACTGGCATACAAGATAAAATATCCTGAAAACTTCTTTCTTTTGAGGGGAAACCATGAATGCGCTTCTATAAACCGCATATATGGTTTTTATGATGAGTGCAAGAGAAGGTTTAATGTTAGGCTATGGAAGATATTCACAGACTGCTTTAATTGCTTACCGGTGGCAGCATTAATTGATGAGAAGATTCTCTGCATGCACGGAGGTCTCTCGCCTGACTTGAAAAATCTGGATGAGATTAGAAACTTACAGCGTCCAACTGATGTACCAGATACAGGTTTGCTTTGTGATCTTTTGTGGTCAGATCCTAGTAAAGATGTTCAGGGTTGGGGAATGAATGATAGGGGAGTTTCATATACTTTCGGACCTGACAAGGTGACAGAGTTTCTAGAGAAGCATGATTTGGATCTCGTTTGTCGTGCTCACCAG GTTGTGGAGGATGGATATGAGTTCTTTGCAAATCGGCAACTTGTAACTATATTTTCAGCGCCTAATTATTGCGGGGAATTTGATAATGCTGGTGCCATGATGAGTGTAGATGATACACTAATGTGCTCTTTCCAAATATTGAAGCCTGctgataaaaaggcaaaatttaACTTTGGGAGTACAACTGTCGCAAAGCCGGGAAACACATCTGGACTTTTTGGGAGTACAACTACAGCTAAGCCTGGAAGTTCTCCTGCAGGAGTCAAG TCCTTCCTGGGTACAAAAGTATAA
- the LOC126671998 gene encoding phosphoenolpyruvate carboxylase kinase 2, giving the protein MCATLKNNYQLCEEIGRGRFGTISRCFSPATDSSFACKIIDKTLLTDPTDRECLLNETKIMYLLSPHPNIVQIHDLYDTEDSLTLIMELCEQFTLYDKVVKSNGGLSEAKSATVMKELLTAIAHCHRLNVVHRDIKPDNILFDSRNRVKLADFGSADWIGEDSTMSGVVGTPYYAAPEVVLGRDYNEKVDVWSAGVVLYVMLAGFPPFYGETVEEIFEAVIRGNLRFPPRIFRNVSPEAKDLLRKMICKDVSRRFSAEQALRHPWIVNGGETISMD; this is encoded by the exons atgtGCGCAACATTGAAGAACAATTACCAGCTTTGCGAGGAGATCGGCCGTGGAAGATTCGGCACCATCTCACGGTGTTTCTCTCCGGCCACCGACTCATCCTTCGCCTGCAAAATCATCGATAAAACTCTGCTCACAGATCCAACTGACCGTGAATGCTTACTCAATGAGACCAAAATTATGTACCTGTTATCACCGCATCCGAACATTGTTCAGATCCACGATCTGTACGACACGGAGGACTCGCTAACCCTAATTATGGAGCTGTGTGAGCAGTTTACTCTGTATGATAAGGTAGTTAAGAGTAACGGCGGATTAAGCGAGGCGAAATCGGCGACGGTTATGAAAGAACTGTTAACGGCGATTGCTCATTGTCATAGATTAAATGTTGTTCACCGTGATATTAAGCCGGACAATATTCTGTTTGATTCGAGGAATAGAGTTAAACTGGCGGATTTCGGCTCGGCGGATTGGATCGGGGAGGATAGTACGATGAGTGGAGTTGTTGGAACGCCATATTACGCGGCGCCGGAGGTCGTTTTAGGGAGGGATTATAATGAGAAAGTGGATGTTTGGAGTGCTGGTGTCGTTTTGTATGTTATGTTGGCTGGATTTCCTCCGTTTTATGGCGAGACTGTTGAGGAGATTTTTGAGGCGGTTATTCGAGGTAATCTTAGGTTTCCGCCGCGGATTTTTAGAAATGTCTCGCCTGAGGCTAAAGATCTGTTGAGAAAGATGATCTGTAAAGACGTTTCCCGGCGATTCTCAGCTGAACAAGCCCTAA GGCATCCATGGATAGTGAACGGAGGAGAGACAATTTCGATGGACTAA